The segment CAGCCTTTTCAGCGGCGGCTTCAAACGCACTTTCATAAGTCGTTTGATAACTATCAACACCGACGTTGTTTTGGGTAATACCAATGCGATAAGTATCTTCAGCCTGCGCTGTCGTGATCGACATCATAATGACCGACGCGGCAATAGCGGTTTTCTTGAACATTGCGTTTCTCCTAGCGTTTTTTAGTAATTGTTTTTTAGCCTGCAGGCTATGCAAGCCTGGGTTTGGAGCTTACTGCCGAGCTTTGTTCCGGCACAACGTGACCGAAGTATAGAAATGACCAAACTGGTTATTTTGTTTTGTTACTTGAGCACGACGATAAGCAAGTCATTCATCAGCAAGGTCTTAGCAGAAAGGAAAGGAAGGAAGGAAGGAAGGAAGGAGAAAGATTACTAAACAGAACGACAACGGCCTCTATCAAAGAGGCCGCTGGGCATACACCTACTCTAAACGTTTAATAAAACCACGCCATAGCGGCTTAACGATTTCGGACAGGCAGATCAGCCAAGGCATTGTGCCCAATAGCACCGCTGTGCTGCTGAGACGTTGATTCTGGATAAGCGATTTGATTATCTTCACCCGAACCGCGCTCTGCTAATGCAACACCAGAGACCAGTGCAAGAGCGATGGCAGCGACGATGTTAATTACTTTCATGATTCATTCTCACTCGTTTTAATTGGTTAACTAATAAATTGATTTATTAATAAATAGAGCAGTTAAGAGATAGCGTGGTTAATAAATAGAGTGCTTAATAAATAGAACAACTCATCAATGATTGCTCCGTAACCTTAATTCCCACGGTACGTTGAGTAGCCGTAGGGGCTAAGTAGTAGCGGAATGTGGTAGTGCTGATCGGCCTCTTCCACGACGAAAGGTACTGGCACATTGGGAAAAAACGTCGCGGTGTCATTCGCTTCAAACCATTCACCGGTTTCAAACGTGACACGGTAAGTGCCAGGCAAGAACGCTTCACCAGCGGGATAAAGGGCTGATACACGGCCTGCATCGTCGGTAGTTGCCGTTGCCAGCAATTCCCAGCCCGTATCGGTATGGCGCTCAAGCCCCACATCAACGCCAGGAGAGGGCTGGCCGTTCTGAATATTGAGGACATGAACACTCAGCGGGTTATCAGCCGCCAGTGCTGTGGCAGCAACACTGCTAAGAGCAATACCGGCAAAAAAAGCAGACAATCGTTTCATAACAACATCCTTTTAGGGTGATAGGAGTAAAGTGGTCTTTGTGGGATTTACTGCGGTATCACGCTGTTGATAGCCGTTAGGGCACAGCCTTCGTCGATGGCAGAACCACCCGCCCCGGCAACACCAAGGGCGCCAATTAGTTCACCCTCGATTCGGAGCGGCACACCGCCCCCCAACAGCAGCAATTCATCCAACGTGTTTAGGTTTGCCGACTCAGGGTCTTGGCGAGCATGTTCAGATAACGCGCGACTGGTACTGCCCGTCGACAACGATGTAAATGCTTTGCGTTGGGCGGCCAACGTGTTGTGGGGGCCGATGTTGTCATCGCGTTGCAGAGCAACCAGATTGCCACCACGATCTACTGCGGCGACTACCGCAGTGCGGCCATCGGCATGACACGCTTCCAAGGTGGCATTCACTAAGCGATTAGCCAGATCCAGTGACAGTGTCTGCTGCTGGAGCGGCCCGGTATCGGCAAGTACGCTACCGGCCAACAAGACAGCGCCAAGCAGAGGCAGGCGAGCACGTCGTGATGTCATGAAAGTCTCCTTATCAAGTGATGGCATCATCCTGACAGCTCGACCTCGTCAAACACCTGACGGCAGCATTACAGATTTGTAATGTGAAAAAGCGTCCGATCCGGCTACTCTGTGTCGATTTCGCGGGGTGACTGTATGCGTATCCTGATAGTAGAAGACGAGCAAAAAACCGCTGATTACCTGAGCAGAGGGCTTGGTGAATCGGGCTATGCTGTTGAGGTAGCTCGCGATGGATACGATGCACAGCACTACATTGAAGAGTGCGAATTCGACTTGATCATCCTTGATGTCATGCTGCCCGGCCTTGACGGCTGGCAGTTGCTACAACTGGTCCGCCAGCGAAGTCAGGTACCGGTGCTTTTTCTGACCGCGCGCGATGCCGTAGAGTATCGCGTCAAGGGGCTGGAACTGGGCGCAGACGATTACTTAGTCAAGCCCTTCTCGTTTGTCGAACTATTAGCCCGAGT is part of the Halomonas sp. GT genome and harbors:
- the uraH gene encoding hydroxyisourate hydrolase; the encoded protein is MKRLSAFFAGIALSSVAATALAADNPLSVHVLNIQNGQPSPGVDVGLERHTDTGWELLATATTDDAGRVSALYPAGEAFLPGTYRVTFETGEWFEANDTATFFPNVPVPFVVEEADQHYHIPLLLSPYGYSTYRGN
- a CDS encoding GlcG/HbpS family heme-binding protein, which translates into the protein MTSRRARLPLLGAVLLAGSVLADTGPLQQQTLSLDLANRLVNATLEACHADGRTAVVAAVDRGGNLVALQRDDNIGPHNTLAAQRKAFTSLSTGSTSRALSEHARQDPESANLNTLDELLLLGGGVPLRIEGELIGALGVAGAGGSAIDEGCALTAINSVIPQ